In one Arthrobacter jinronghuae genomic region, the following are encoded:
- a CDS encoding F0F1 ATP synthase subunit delta, with translation MAGISSESLAAAQEKLEAKLPGATLTLAEELFGILGLLDSDAGLMRALTDPAREASAKAALVSKLVGGKVSADAEQLVASLVESRWRTSRDLGDALETLGATVVSAVAENKGPGLAGLEALESDLFRFNQTVAANHEVQRALQEPQASAEAKSVLAQKLVPGMGAEAKVLVTQAVTAPRGLRPAALVNRFMELVAGRQQRWIAEVQSSRPLTQEQQKRLQSSLNGLYGRELKINVNVDPAILGGIRVTVGDEVVDSTVTTRLTELRRKLAV, from the coding sequence ATGGCAGGTATATCGAGCGAGTCACTGGCCGCGGCGCAGGAGAAGCTGGAAGCAAAGCTTCCCGGCGCAACCCTGACCCTGGCCGAGGAACTCTTTGGAATTCTGGGCCTGCTGGACAGCGACGCTGGACTCATGCGTGCCCTGACGGATCCGGCTCGTGAAGCCTCTGCCAAGGCAGCCCTGGTCTCCAAGCTGGTCGGCGGCAAGGTTTCGGCCGACGCCGAGCAGCTGGTTGCTTCTCTGGTGGAGTCCCGGTGGCGCACTTCGCGTGACCTGGGCGATGCCCTGGAAACCCTGGGTGCAACGGTTGTCTCCGCTGTCGCGGAGAACAAGGGTCCCGGCCTGGCCGGCCTTGAAGCACTGGAAAGCGATTTGTTCCGCTTCAACCAGACCGTTGCAGCCAACCACGAGGTGCAGCGTGCCCTGCAGGAACCGCAGGCATCGGCCGAGGCCAAGTCCGTACTGGCGCAGAAGCTGGTACCGGGCATGGGCGCCGAAGCAAAGGTGCTGGTCACGCAGGCAGTAACCGCCCCGCGCGGCCTGCGTCCTGCAGCACTGGTCAACCGTTTCATGGAACTGGTAGCCGGTCGCCAGCAGCGGTGGATTGCAGAAGTGCAGTCCAGCCGCCCGCTGACGCAGGAACAGCAAAAGCGTCTGCAGTCCTCTCTCAACGGACTGTATGGCCGCGAGCTGAAGATCAACGTCAACGTGGACCCGGCGATTCTCGGCGGCATTCGTGTCACAGTGGGGGATGAAGTAGTTGATTCCACCGTTACGACGCGCCTGACTGAACTTCGCCGAAAGCTCGCCGTCTAG